A part of bacterium genomic DNA contains:
- a CDS encoding four helix bundle protein encodes MGEKIQSYKDLKVYQNAMNTAMEIFNITKFFPIEERYSLVDQIRRSSRSVCANIAEEWRKRRYKSAFIAKLSDAESEAC; translated from the coding sequence ATGGGTGAAAAAATACAAAGCTATAAAGACTTAAAAGTTTATCAAAATGCGATGAATACAGCTATGGAAATTTTTAATATTACAAAGTTTTTTCCAATAGAAGAGAGATATTCCTTAGTTGATCAAATCCGAAGGTCATCCCGTTCGGTATGTGCAAATATTGCAGAGGAATGGAGGAAAAGGCGATATAAATCCGCATTTATTGCCAAATTAAGTGATGCAGAAAGTGAAGCATGC